The Periophthalmus magnuspinnatus isolate fPerMag1 chromosome 15, fPerMag1.2.pri, whole genome shotgun sequence genomic sequence CTTTAACTCAATTTACTTTTCAACTTGGCAGAATtatagtcctagttcagtttgAAATTTGACGCAGTTTGAACAGTATTTGCAAAGACTCAAGTAAATGTGCAAGTATACGTGTATTGACTGACCTATCATGTCTGATGAATTCCACATCGTGTCCTTGATGACACTTCTTGATGCAGTTCACGCAGATGGCGTTGCGGTCTGTTGTGTTACAGGTGTGACACCTTTGGAGAGGCCAGacacaataacattaaacactggacaaaaaaagaGTTATATGCTCATTAATATGGAGATTATCTGGCGCTGTACCTGTAAAAATCGTGCATTGGGTAGCTGGTGTAGCTTGAAATTTTGTAGAGGCACTGACCTCTGCTAACAGCCTTCTCAATGGCATCTTGATTGTTCAATATTTTGTTATCTTGGGGGAGCAAAAAATTACagtaattacaatttaaaataaataaacccaaTTAAAGAAGTGATTAAACATGTACATACCTTTCATTGTAACGTTAACACCAGATGCAAGAAACAACCCTCCAAATCGATTGTTGAAGATCTGATTGCCCTCTAGAGTGGCTGTGGCATGATTGGTGATCTCAATACCTAAAAGACAATAATAATTAGTTACAATCTACATGGTACAGTGATACAAAATGCCATAGAGTAGAACAAACCTGCTGCAAAGCCATCAAATATCCTGTTTTTCCGTAGAACTGGATGGCTGTTGGTGCTAATGAGGACTCCTGCTTGAGCATTTCGGAAGATGTCATTTTCTTCTAACAAACCTGAAATAACACAGTGGGAAACAGACACTTTTAATGCCAGTACCATCATTCGCAAACAGAAGCTCTCAACACCTGTACAtaaaaaggtgatttttttggttttttttttatcagcttACCTCTTCCACCATTGAAGATGCAAATCCCTCCATCTCTGCCATCATGAATCTTATTCCTCCTCAGAGTTGGGTTGCTGTCAGTCTTGATCCAGACTCCAGCCATAGCGTTGTCAAAGATCTCATTGTCCTCAATAAAACCCAAGCCTAAAAACATAGTAATATTTAGTTGTTGAAGGAACCAGAACTCCAAATCACAATCCAAaggaatatattttttactaacCGGAGTTATAAACCAAAATGCCACCGTTTTGACCTCCCCAGATCTTGTTGCGCCGAATTTTAGGATTGCTACCAGTTCTGAAATTAAAGACACACAATGACAACAGCTTGGTTGATGACTCATTTCTTGTCAGTGTACAAGGACATGTGCAGATGACATTGTGGCTGTCAATTAGAGGTTAGGGGGAAATGTCCTTAGTTGattgattttcaacaaaccTAATTTGAACTCCGGAGTACATGTGATTGTAGATGTCATTGTCTTCTAGTACACCATGACCATTGTCATAGAAGTAGACGCCAACctaaaacataacaaagtattataaatttgaagagagagaaagatcaAATGGTCCTTAAGTTGTCACCAGACACTTGTTGTGCTCTCACCTGCTTCCCACTGTGTATCCTGTTCCTCCTCAGCACTGGCGTACTGCCTGTCGTCACCCACACTCCCGCCAGCGTGTTACTGTACACTTCGTTCTCCTCGATGACACCTTGTCCTTTTTCATGCTGCACCAAATGTATTAATGCTTCAGTAATGTGCATTGTGATATTTAAAGCCTTATATCAAACACAGATGGATGTATTTACCACATAGATGCCTCCATGCTGCCCATCGTGGATCTTGTTGTGTCTAACAATTGGACAGCTGTTGGTCCTGATCTGAATTCCCGCCAAGGCATTGCCATAGATATCATTTCCTTCTATGAGGCCACGACCATCTCCAAAAATGTAAACTCCGCCTTGATTACCATTAAAAATAGCATTACCCCTGTAATGGAACAATACAGTTGGTTACATCAATATCATAAAAAGGAAGTAACTTCTTCAACATGATGTTGAAACACTAACCTTATTGTGGGGTCACTGTTGGAGGTGATCCAGACTCCAGCAAAGTTATTTGCATAGATCTTGTTCTCGATGAACTGGCCGCGGCCTTTTTCATGGACGTAGATGCCCCCTGTCTGACCGTGATGTATCTCACAGCGGACCACAGTTGGGTTGGCATAGGCCTTCACCTCAAACCCTGCTATACGGTTCCTATGGATGTTACAGCTTTCAAAGTATCCCTGAAAAAGACAGATTTATCAACCATGTCCCACATTTGAAAACTTCTGAAAGTGACTAAACACTTGAATGTGTCGCAGAGacaacaaattattattttattatgtaattACTGAGCATATGAATGAGCAACAAGATTTCATTATATCATCTCTGATACAAAGCAATGACAAATGGACAGAGGGAGCGGGCTCGTACCATGCCGTGGTCAAAAGTAAAAACGCCCACGTCTCGGCCATGGTGAATGTGATTACGTCTGATTATTGGATTGCCATGGTTTTTCACCCAGATTCCAGCCAGAGCGTTATTTGAGATCTCGTTGTCTTCGTATATTCcctgaaaaaaatcaatgtcacatttttatattgtaaatgtgtttttcgaACTGAAAATTGATATTCTTTGTGTAAAAGTCAACTAAAAATAGCAAATATTGGATAAGGCATAAAATTACCTGTGCGTGGTCAGTGATGTAGAGACCCACATTTTCACAGTCACTAATGTTGCAGTGCTTGATTGTGGGGCAAGCGCCTTGGCCACTCACACAGACCGCAGAACCCACTGAAAGGAGCAACATCAgcattatttacttttattcaacCATCTCCATAACAGCAGTAAAGTAAGCAAAGTATTACCTGTACATGTGCTGCGTATGATGCAGTGATCAATAATAGGACTGCAGTTGACTGTAATCTCTAAACAGTGGTGTGCATTGTGGTGCTGGGCTGATTTATCATCAGGATTGAACTGCAATGGACACCAGACAATTACCAACAATGAACTGATACATAATTTAACCCAAATCCAACCAATAGGGATAAAAAGCCTCACCCTTATAGTCATGTATCCGACATAAGCATCCTCAGAGCCttccataaaaacaaaagtagaaTCTCTGGTGTTCTCAATGATGACTTTTTCTGCCACTTTTCCAGGAGCTGTAATTATGCATATGTTAGACACACTGTTTAAAAGTCAGTAGAGAACAGTTTTAATAAACCCACCAGCTCCTATCATTGTGATTGGGGACTCAATGTAAATCCATTCATCTGTGTAAATGCCGGAGTGGACGAATATCAAGCCGTCAAAGTGAGGCTCCTGACCCCCTCCCAAAGCATCCTCGATGGTGTCGTAGTACTATAAAAGCAGAACAAGTTCAGATTTAATTTAACCTAAATTTAACCAGACAAATTCAATTTAGATCTACAAGCATTTAacttacaaacatgttctctcTGCCTTTGTATCTGGCGGGATTACTGTAGAAATGCTCTGCAAAGCCTGGCTTTACATGAGCTCCTTTATACTGTAAGTAGACAAGACACAGTCCACATTCAAAATAAGCAACACTAAATTAACTTTCAAAATCCATATTAACAATCTCTTCTGATATGGAAACATACACAGTGGGTCATATTGACAAGTGACTACCTTTGCTAGTGCCCCTTAGTAAAAGGTTTTCACCAACATTTCATAGAGCCAATGCCCCAATTTCAATTCCATCACAATTTATTCTACAGCTTTATATTGCTCTTAAGGAGCAACTCATTGTGACAGTTCACACTTCACAGTGACAGGTAAAATGTCAATTTCGTAGGGCATGTAAAGAGGCTGATCAAGAAGAGGAGTAGATGGGAGATAAATCACAACAAATGTTTGCAACTTCACCATCTTGCCAATGtgccaatacatttttaaaaagccatAGTAGCAAACACCTTAGATGTATCAATTACAGTTACTCACCAGCTGCTGAAAGCTCTCCTTCCATGGGTTTGGCTGCTCATACTCTTCAGGGTTAATCTGGTAAAACTTCCCTGCCTCCGGATGCATCATGGGCCGTGTGTATTCAAAAACTTCCATGTATAGCCTTTTCCTATTGAAATACAGCAGTATAGCtttagaatatattttttttttcatacacaCGCAAATGCATTTGGCAGAAAACTTACCAGAGAATAGGGTCATTGGCAAGTTCACTGAACCTTTTGCACACACATGCTGCACGACACAAATCTTGCTCCAGAAGGTAGGAGAAGATCTTTAGTACCACCTCATCTGGAAGCTTCTCTTGTAAATATTGCTCTGCTGGAGCTGCTGGAGAATGGGAGGAAATTAGATCAGTATAGGAAGCATCCAGTGAGGTCTATGACAGCACTTGATGcagtcctgtttgttttttttactaatagTACCTGGTAGGTCTTGACACTTTCCTGACACTCGAGGGCGCTTAGGTCGGTGTCCAAAATTTTCTGTTGTCGACGTTGAAGCAccctgaagaagaagaagaaagtcaACATCGTCACTGCTCTTTGTCAAAACTATGCAGATTTATAACTGCGTCTGGCTACACACCTCCATGTTTGTCTTCGCTGGACACACTGTTCTCTTGGGTAGAGACTTCCTTCTAAGCTGGTATGGACTGTTTTGAGCTCCTGGACCGGATTCTTCTGCAACCATATCTGCAGGCTCGTCCTCATCTGCTACAGGTAGAAGAGACTCAATTTCAATACAGTGGTCCAAATTAAACAAGAATGGTTTTCCGTCAGATGTGCACAGCAGACAAAATCAACTGCTCCCACTTTCACTGTGCTGTAATGTGGTATGTTGCTGAGGCTTGCTTTACAATGTTGTCTTGTGTTGGGCAATAAATCATAGTCccaaaaggtaaaatgcaaagtgtctcttttttttttttttttacagctataGACTGTTTGTGCTTGAACActcaatgtaaatgtaaatgattcTGTGACCTTATTTGACTCGACaaacactcaaaatacaaaTGTCTTGCATCAGCCTGTCTGTAATTACTAGTTGAAACTTGAACAAGTTCTTAAAAATACACTGCCATAAGGACACTCTTCAGCTGAAGCAGAGCAGAATATTGATCCATGCCTAATCAAAGTGACATCACGTTTAAATGCCCGGGATGAAGAGGGTCTGAATAAAGCACCTGGTTTACAAGCGCTTTACAGTAATCTACTTGTTCAATCTTATTCATAATTCTGTATTAATTATAGAAATACTAGCGTCCTGTACAGGCTCACAGAACCAGAGATTTACAGTAGCTGCTACCTAAAACGCTATAACTGTATACCCTAACAATACAATAACATCGTCTTTTGTCACTCACCAACATTAAGCGTAAAACCCTGCGTCGAATAAGAACAAAACGCCATGCTATCGCAATTTATTATGACACAGATGAAAGTGAACAAATTAAACACGgcactaaaataaatgcaataaacgTTGTGGCTTTTGAGACGTCAGGAAACATATGGCTATCAAACATGCTAATAATAACAGCTAACAGTGGCTAAGCTAAGAGCAATACTACGACAAACCACTTTGTGTATCCTTCTCGGCATTTTAACTAGCTACGCCGAAGCTGAGCTGATTTAGTAGTCGTTCATGCACCGTACAATGTCAGAAAGGAATATTCGTGCCGAAAAACAGACAACCCAGATATAGAAAAGGCGATGTCTAGGTAAAAATTAAGCAAAACAAAGCGCGGCCTCCATGTTAGGTCCAAACACAAAAGCCTCGGATTTTCCTGAGCTCTCAACCGATACTCGAAGACGTATGTGAGCCACCCACTGTTTTACATGGCGACAATGGCTGACACGTTACGCACACTACGTTTTACCAGAGCAAACGTTCATGGATGAATTGGCTCAAACGCTTGtgttaaaacattgaaaatgcTTTACAAATCATTGCTAATAGAAGTGGTAGGAACGTCACCTCTGTCCTGGGGGTTCCTCTCCTGCACCGGGCGCGGCCTCGACACTCGCCTGGGTCTTCTGCTAACGCTGCTCGCTCTGACGGAGTTCATTTGGGTGTTGGTAATCTGGAGGAAAAGTCGAAGCCTTCACAGCAGAAGAGGCGACGCAGGGTTCATCATTTATGTCTTTTTCTTCAGCATTGCACAGTTTGCCATTTTACACCGCGACTCCCGAAAAACGTATCGCGGTGTGTTATTCCCGTTGCCTCGCAGTGGTCTTTCGTCTAGCCCCGTTTctctggagcaggaggagccatAACAGCAGCGGCACAGTCCGGCCTCAACCACACATCACATGGAGGACCTGTGCGTCATGGCGCACTGACGCACCACGGCGGTCTATTCAACTGTGACTCCAGCGCTGTAAATCATCAGAAGGAGCGTTTTGATCCAATAATATAACTTCCTAACCTATATTTAATATGGTGAGTAGACTATTTTTGCCATACAATGATGTGACCGTAGCCTCTCTGTAATGAAAATCCGAATCTTTAGGGCTCCTTTCCTATATTCTAAACAAGAATTAATGCCAGTTTCTCCTGCCATgcacaaaacatttaacatatatttaaaaaacatttaacatatatttattgCAATGTGGTACTCAAAATAAACCTCCAAAAATGTCAGAGGCACAGAAGCTATGAGTagaatcacattggttttggcCTTTAACAATTCTTGTTTTGTGACTATAGACTCCAATCAAGTCTgtagtttaaaactgagctggaggacataaattctatggtggaatgaatgtatttttatgaaacAAAAAGTGTCAGTCAAAAAGTGCCAGAGTAACGCAACCATTTTTTCCCActatagcttcagaaagtgacGCCATTATTCAGTCCCCAAATATATGATGGTTAGTTGAAAGGAATTTAAGATGTAAAATTAATATCATAAGGAGCCAATAACAATGATAAAGTTCAACAATTGTACACTTCTggaaacattaaataaacaatatatatttgtttaaccAGAAGGCCTAAAGTGCATAAGCCTACCCACAGGTATAAGCTATAATTTAATGGAGAGTTGGTGTTCCAAAACTTGAACTACCAAAACCTTAACATTTGTTTCAAAATAATCCTTCAAATTTAAGCTTAGTGGTCAAGTCTTGTGTCAATTTGTCCAGATGGTGGTGCCACATAGTCAAAAACTCTCACATAATCCAACAATAATCAATATTTCAAGTCAAATATGGATCGAATTGAGTAGGACTTTATCATGTATctaatattttttgttagtttagtTAGTTGTTTTGGTTATTTAGTGTTTCCCTCCGGGGAAAAAAAGATTCAGTTTGTACTTATTGGCAGATATGATACATGATtagaccaaaaaaacaaaacaaataataataataataataataatagaataaaataaactcacacTAGAGCTAAATCCTTTATACCTAAAATGAAGGctcaaaaataaatgattgCTTATTGACACTTTGGGAGAATAAGGGCAGTGTAATTTGCACAATGTGTCCGCTAGATGGCCCCTCATCTCTAGCTCACAGATTCACGTGCGTGTGATGATGAGTGTCACATGACGTTACAGTGGGCACAGGCTTCTCTGGTCTTTTGACACTGTCTGAATGGTACTTTTTATTGAATTCTTAGATCAATATTTTAGACCTATTTAGACTGTTTATTACTTGCCAAGCcagattttgaaatgtatttgattcAATATAAAGTTTGACAACACATCATCTAGGcctatttaaaattatatttacagtaaataattattattagtcaTACTCATAGCCTAGccaacaaaaataattattggCATTTGTAGTGGGATGAcacaaattattattgtttgcaTACCTTGAGCCATTGCTCACATCTCCAGTTGGTGGCACTGccacagttgtttaaatatttgatttgtctACATGTGTTACATTTATTCTATTCAGGTCTGCCCCTAAACCAGTGCTCATCAGCATAACCATCTGTGGTCTGTGACATGTGCTCATTGACCCATGTGGGAGTTTGTCTGTCTGATGAGGTTAATGATGGCATGACCTCGTGAAGGGAGGAATCAAGTGAGACTCTTGTGATGTAATATTGTAATGTAACAACACCTCTGCTGTTACATTAAAATCTAGAAAATAGCTTTTAATTAGTTGTTACATGATTTGTATTACTTTTTAAGTGAATTGTTCCGGCAGTAAAATTTATatggtttaattttttttttcaacccaAAGATCCACAGGGGAATATTAGTTGCCAATATAAAGACATAGAAGCAAAATAGGaaattaaactaataataaatgcaattaaataggcctgggggaaaaaaataaaatacaagtttGCAATTTGTGTTATTGATCACTTTGTACATTTACAAGAATCATAGTTTTGACACTGACATTTCTGCTATATTCAAACACACTCTTTAACCCGAGCCAACTGCATGGGGAGCTTAACTGTGAAGAGGTCTGTTGTGTTTTACACT encodes the following:
- the fbxo11a gene encoding F-box only protein 11a isoform X1, which gives rise to MNSVRASSVSRRPRRVSRPRPVQERNPQDRADEDEPADMVAEESGPGAQNSPYQLRRKSLPKRTVCPAKTNMEGASTSTTENFGHRPKRPRVSGKCQDLPAAPAEQYLQEKLPDEVVLKIFSYLLEQDLCRAACVCKRFSELANDPILWKRLYMEVFEYTRPMMHPEAGKFYQINPEEYEQPNPWKESFQQLYKGAHVKPGFAEHFYSNPARYKGRENMFYYDTIEDALGGGQEPHFDGLIFVHSGIYTDEWIYIESPITMIGAAPGKVAEKVIIENTRDSTFVFMEGSEDAYVGYMTIRFNPDDKSAQHHNAHHCLEITVNCSPIIDHCIIRSTCTVGSAVCVSGQGACPTIKHCNISDCENVGLYITDHAQGIYEDNEISNNALAGIWVKNHGNPIIRRNHIHHGRDVGVFTFDHGMGYFESCNIHRNRIAGFEVKAYANPTVVRCEIHHGQTGGIYVHEKGRGQFIENKIYANNFAGVWITSNSDPTIRGNAIFNGNQGGVYIFGDGRGLIEGNDIYGNALAGIQIRTNSCPIVRHNKIHDGQHGGIYVHEKGQGVIEENEVYSNTLAGVWVTTGSTPVLRRNRIHSGKQVGVYFYDNGHGVLEDNDIYNHMYSGVQIRTGSNPKIRRNKIWGGQNGGILVYNSGLGFIEDNEIFDNAMAGVWIKTDSNPTLRRNKIHDGRDGGICIFNGGRGLLEENDIFRNAQAGVLISTNSHPVLRKNRIFDGFAAGIEITNHATATLEGNQIFNNRFGGLFLASGVNVTMKDNKILNNQDAIEKAVSRGQCLYKISSYTSYPMHDFYRCHTCNTTDRNAICVNCIKKCHQGHDVEFIRHDRFFCDCGAGTLSNPCTLAGEPTHDTDTLYDSAPPIESNTLQHN
- the fbxo11a gene encoding F-box only protein 11a isoform X3, coding for MNSVRASSVSRRPRRVSRPRPVQERNPQDRADEDEPADMVAEESGPGAQNSPYQLRRKSLPKRTVCPAKTNMEGASTSTTENFGHRPKRPRVSGKCQDLPAPAEQYLQEKLPDEVVLKIFSYLLEQDLCRAACVCKRFSELANDPILWKRLYMEVFEYTRPMMHPEAGKFYQINPEEYEQPNPWKESFQQLYKGAHVKPGFAEHFYSNPARYKGRENMFYYDTIEDALGGGQEPHFDGLIFVHSGIYTDEWIYIESPITMIGAAPGKVAEKVIIENTRDSTFVFMEGSEDAYVGYMTIRFNPDDKSAQHHNAHHCLEITVNCSPIIDHCIIRSTCTVGSAVCVSGQGACPTIKHCNISDCENVGLYITDHAQGIYEDNEISNNALAGIWVKNHGNPIIRRNHIHHGRDVGVFTFDHGMGYFESCNIHRNRIAGFEVKAYANPTVVRCEIHHGQTGGIYVHEKGRGQFIENKIYANNFAGVWITSNSDPTIRGNAIFNGNQGGVYIFGDGRGLIEGNDIYGNALAGIQIRTNSCPIVRHNKIHDGQHGGIYVHEKGQGVIEENEVYSNTLAGVWVTTGSTPVLRRNRIHSGKQVGVYFYDNGHGVLEDNDIYNHMYSGVQIRTGSNPKIRRNKIWGGQNGGILVYNSGLGFIEDNEIFDNAMAGVWIKTDSNPTLRRNKIHDGRDGGICIFNGGRGLLEENDIFRNAQAGVLISTNSHPVLRKNRIFDGFAAGIEITNHATATLEGNQIFNNRFGGLFLASGVNVTMKDNKILNNQDAIEKAVSRGQCLYKISSYTSYPMHDFYRCHTCNTTDRNAICVNCIKKCHQGHDVEFIRHDRFFCDCGAGTLSNPCTLAGEPTHDTDTLYDSAPPIESNTLQHN
- the fbxo11a gene encoding F-box only protein 11a isoform X2 translates to MNSVRASSVSRRPRRVSRPRPVQERNPQDRDEDEPADMVAEESGPGAQNSPYQLRRKSLPKRTVCPAKTNMEGASTSTTENFGHRPKRPRVSGKCQDLPAAPAEQYLQEKLPDEVVLKIFSYLLEQDLCRAACVCKRFSELANDPILWKRLYMEVFEYTRPMMHPEAGKFYQINPEEYEQPNPWKESFQQLYKGAHVKPGFAEHFYSNPARYKGRENMFYYDTIEDALGGGQEPHFDGLIFVHSGIYTDEWIYIESPITMIGAAPGKVAEKVIIENTRDSTFVFMEGSEDAYVGYMTIRFNPDDKSAQHHNAHHCLEITVNCSPIIDHCIIRSTCTVGSAVCVSGQGACPTIKHCNISDCENVGLYITDHAQGIYEDNEISNNALAGIWVKNHGNPIIRRNHIHHGRDVGVFTFDHGMGYFESCNIHRNRIAGFEVKAYANPTVVRCEIHHGQTGGIYVHEKGRGQFIENKIYANNFAGVWITSNSDPTIRGNAIFNGNQGGVYIFGDGRGLIEGNDIYGNALAGIQIRTNSCPIVRHNKIHDGQHGGIYVHEKGQGVIEENEVYSNTLAGVWVTTGSTPVLRRNRIHSGKQVGVYFYDNGHGVLEDNDIYNHMYSGVQIRTGSNPKIRRNKIWGGQNGGILVYNSGLGFIEDNEIFDNAMAGVWIKTDSNPTLRRNKIHDGRDGGICIFNGGRGLLEENDIFRNAQAGVLISTNSHPVLRKNRIFDGFAAGIEITNHATATLEGNQIFNNRFGGLFLASGVNVTMKDNKILNNQDAIEKAVSRGQCLYKISSYTSYPMHDFYRCHTCNTTDRNAICVNCIKKCHQGHDVEFIRHDRFFCDCGAGTLSNPCTLAGEPTHDTDTLYDSAPPIESNTLQHN